The genomic stretch AAAAGATGATTTATATCATGTTTTCCCTTACATTAGTAAACAAATCATTTTTAAAATATTAACAATTAAAAAATTTGCAACTATGGGAATTATAACATGGATCTTATTCGGTCTTATTGCAGGTGCAATCGCTAAAATGATTATGCCGGGAACTCAAGGAGGAGGTTGGCTCATTACTATCATCCTGGGAATTGTGGGAGCATTTGTAGGAGGAGCTATAGGAGTTTACGTTCTACATTGGGGAGATGTTACCTCATTCTGGAATCCAAGAAGCTGGATTCTTGCCATCGGAGGCGCTTTAATTATCCTCTGGATTTATGGAATGGCCACGAAGAAAAGCTGATGTAACGCTGATAAAAAATAAAATCCCGGACCTGAAAATTCAGATCCGGGATTTTTGTGTACAATATAATTTAGTTAGTTGTTGATTCTAATCTGGTAAGGCATTTCCATTTTTACTTCAGACTGCAATTTCTTATCTGTAATCTGTTGTAAAATTTCATAATTGCTCTTTCCAATTTTATTTTTGATAATTCTTGCCGAAACATCTTCTTCATTAAGATCTTTGAAGATCTGCTCGAAT from Chryseobacterium indologenes encodes the following:
- a CDS encoding GlsB/YeaQ/YmgE family stress response membrane protein, producing MGIITWILFGLIAGAIAKMIMPGTQGGGWLITIILGIVGAFVGGAIGVYVLHWGDVTSFWNPRSWILAIGGALIILWIYGMATKKS